The proteins below are encoded in one region of Halorhodospira halochloris:
- a CDS encoding RnfABCDGE type electron transport complex subunit D, whose amino-acid sequence MSEPLAAPHTRAPLTLESIMRQVMLAAAPATLFGIWLYGWPAFNLVAITLVTVILAELLCLRLAGRPTGGVRDGSALVTGLILAMSLPPWAPWWIAVTGGLVAIIVAKGVFGGTGQNLFNPAMVARVALLIAFPVEMTRWVEPAPLTSGASPGFLEGLQITFLGAVDWDAVTSATTLDATRTALAEGRTIEAALPDVFDPWLALLGYAPGSLAESSALLLLAGGIYLLARRIIAWDIPIVMLVTLAVLSTGFHVLDPDRYASASVHILAGSTLLAAFFIATDPSTSPATPFGRAIFAAGCAAIIWLVRTYGGYPEASAFAVLLMNCFTPIIDHYLRPRIYGRDRLGNPLNGKEQRP is encoded by the coding sequence GTGAGTGAGCCCCTTGCCGCCCCTCATACCCGGGCACCCTTAACCCTGGAGAGCATTATGCGGCAAGTCATGCTTGCCGCTGCCCCAGCAACCCTCTTCGGCATATGGCTCTACGGCTGGCCCGCCTTTAACCTAGTGGCCATTACTCTCGTTACGGTTATCCTCGCCGAACTGCTCTGCCTACGCCTTGCCGGGCGCCCTACCGGCGGGGTGCGTGATGGCTCCGCCCTAGTCACCGGCTTAATCCTCGCCATGAGCCTGCCGCCCTGGGCACCGTGGTGGATAGCCGTGACCGGTGGCCTGGTGGCGATTATAGTTGCTAAAGGGGTATTCGGCGGCACCGGGCAAAACCTCTTCAACCCGGCCATGGTCGCCCGCGTCGCCCTACTTATCGCCTTCCCGGTAGAGATGACCCGCTGGGTTGAGCCGGCGCCGCTTACCTCCGGTGCATCGCCAGGTTTTCTGGAAGGATTGCAGATCACCTTTCTCGGCGCTGTCGACTGGGATGCGGTCACCAGCGCCACCACTCTCGATGCTACCCGTACCGCCCTCGCTGAAGGCAGAACAATCGAGGCGGCTTTACCGGATGTCTTCGACCCCTGGCTGGCCTTGCTCGGTTACGCCCCGGGCAGCCTAGCGGAAAGCTCGGCGCTACTCCTGCTAGCAGGAGGCATCTATCTGCTAGCCCGGCGGATCATTGCCTGGGATATACCTATAGTAATGCTCGTCACCCTGGCCGTTTTAAGCACCGGCTTCCATGTGCTCGACCCAGATCGTTACGCCTCTGCAAGCGTCCATATACTCGCCGGCTCAACCCTACTCGCCGCCTTTTTCATCGCCACCGACCCAAGCACATCCCCGGCTACTCCCTTCGGAAGAGCCATCTTTGCCGCCGGCTGTGCGGCGATCATTTGGCTAGTGCGAACCTATGGCGGCTATCCAGAGGCGAGCGCATTCGCTGTACTGCTAATGAACTGCTTTACGCCGATCATCGATCACTACCTACGTCCGCGCATCTACGGCCGCGACCGCCTCGGTAATCCCTTGAATGGCAAGGAGCAGAGGCCATGA
- the rsxC gene encoding electron transport complex subunit RsxC, which produces MLLSRPKLIRGGVRTDSRKHPTADCPLVPIRPPARLFVSLAQHIGAPALALVEPGDKVLQGQLIGQPDAGISAAVHAPCSGTVIDITEHPAPHPSGLPVKTVVIEPDGNREWDPNLPPPLTAAAEQIDSELIAERVAAAGIVGMGGAAFPAAVKLTPDSSVQTLIINGGECEPYLTGDDRLMRERAAGIIDGARLMAHALGAQRTAIGIEDNKPEAIHAMQRAAESLGYAEVIPVPSLWPQGSEKHLIYTLTGREVPAGKRAADIGVVVHNVGTAYAVHRAIRQGEPLIRRPVTVGGGAVKEPGNFEAPIGTPLAHLIELAGGLKCEPARILAGGPMMGQEVPTSAALAKGTTGVIALTAAEIREPDGLPCIRCGRCVDSCPMGLMPFEIANRAASEDLDGAIDNGLLDCLTCGSCAYVCPSARPLVQLFHYARGRHADNAASRQRAELQKRLAENRAERQRREAEAKKKAAAERRKRRAAQKQQEQEQQKPKEKEEEVEQQTAKHRAAPAQQQPETQPREQLEQETES; this is translated from the coding sequence ATGCTGCTTAGCAGACCAAAGCTGATTCGCGGGGGAGTGAGGACGGATTCGCGCAAACACCCCACAGCTGATTGCCCGCTAGTGCCGATTCGCCCCCCAGCTAGGCTGTTCGTCTCCTTGGCACAGCATATCGGGGCCCCGGCGCTAGCGTTGGTCGAGCCTGGCGACAAGGTCTTGCAAGGGCAACTGATCGGTCAGCCCGATGCCGGCATATCGGCTGCCGTGCACGCCCCATGCTCAGGGACTGTTATCGATATAACCGAGCACCCCGCCCCGCACCCCTCGGGCCTGCCGGTCAAAACCGTTGTCATCGAGCCAGATGGCAACAGGGAGTGGGATCCAAACTTGCCACCGCCGCTGACTGCCGCTGCTGAGCAGATCGACAGTGAGCTGATTGCCGAACGGGTCGCGGCAGCGGGGATTGTCGGTATGGGTGGCGCCGCCTTTCCGGCCGCGGTCAAACTAACCCCAGATAGCTCGGTGCAGACGCTGATAATCAACGGTGGCGAATGCGAACCTTACCTTACCGGTGATGATCGGCTGATGCGCGAGCGGGCCGCGGGGATAATCGACGGTGCCCGGCTTATGGCGCATGCCCTCGGCGCCCAACGCACAGCCATCGGTATCGAAGATAATAAGCCCGAGGCCATCCACGCCATGCAGCGAGCCGCTGAGTCTCTCGGCTACGCTGAAGTTATTCCGGTACCCAGCCTCTGGCCACAAGGCTCGGAAAAACACCTCATCTACACCCTCACCGGACGCGAAGTACCGGCAGGCAAGCGAGCCGCGGATATCGGTGTAGTAGTACATAATGTTGGCACTGCCTACGCTGTCCATCGCGCCATTCGCCAGGGCGAGCCGCTGATAAGGCGCCCGGTGACCGTCGGCGGCGGCGCTGTCAAAGAGCCCGGCAACTTCGAAGCCCCCATTGGCACCCCGCTTGCCCACTTGATCGAGCTAGCCGGCGGGCTTAAGTGCGAGCCGGCGCGCATCCTCGCCGGCGGCCCGATGATGGGCCAAGAGGTGCCGACATCAGCAGCGCTAGCTAAAGGGACCACTGGGGTAATTGCTCTGACCGCTGCCGAGATCCGTGAACCGGACGGATTGCCGTGCATCCGCTGCGGGCGCTGTGTTGACTCTTGCCCGATGGGATTAATGCCGTTTGAGATCGCCAACCGCGCCGCCTCTGAAGATCTTGATGGCGCTATCGATAACGGCCTGCTCGACTGCCTCACCTGTGGCTCCTGCGCCTATGTCTGCCCATCAGCCCGCCCGTTAGTGCAGCTCTTTCACTACGCCCGTGGTCGCCACGCCGATAACGCAGCTTCACGCCAGCGCGCCGAACTCCAAAAGCGCCTCGCTGAGAACCGCGCCGAGCGGCAACGCCGCGAGGCCGAGGCGAAGAAAAAGGCGGCCGCCGAACGGCGCAAACGCCGTGCCGCCCAAAAACAGCAAGAACAGGAACAGCAAAAGCCAAAAGAGAAGGAAGAGGAGGTTGAACAGCAGACAGCAAAACATCGCGCAGCGCCGGCGCAGCAGCAGCCTGAAACACAGCCCCGCGAGCAACTAGAACAGGAGACCGAGTCGTGA
- a CDS encoding RnfABCDGE type electron transport complex subunit B produces MYAAMLVLTLMAIALGWVLAIAHHYLKGEPDEIAAEIESALPGTNCGQCGYPGCATGAVAVADGELPVDFCPPGGRAVAEELARITGRPLSYGQKQEGPRMVAKVVDEDLCIGCLKCLKVCPTDAIIGAPNQIHGVLPEACSGCVACIETCPTQTLQMVPETITLANWRWPRPQEVIDHAA; encoded by the coding sequence ATGTACGCAGCAATGCTGGTTCTGACTCTGATGGCTATAGCCCTCGGCTGGGTGCTCGCCATTGCCCACCACTACTTAAAGGGTGAACCCGACGAGATAGCCGCTGAGATTGAAAGCGCCCTACCCGGCACCAACTGCGGTCAGTGCGGATATCCCGGTTGTGCCACGGGTGCAGTCGCCGTAGCTGACGGTGAACTGCCGGTCGACTTCTGCCCACCAGGAGGCCGGGCAGTAGCTGAGGAGCTAGCCCGTATCACCGGTCGGCCACTCAGTTACGGCCAAAAACAAGAGGGACCACGCATGGTCGCCAAGGTGGTCGATGAGGATCTGTGCATCGGCTGCTTGAAATGCCTTAAGGTCTGCCCTACCGACGCCATCATCGGCGCCCCGAATCAGATCCACGGCGTCTTGCCGGAAGCCTGCTCCGGGTGCGTGGCGTGTATCGAGACCTGTCCTACTCAAACCCTGCAGATGGTGCCCGAGACGATCACCCTAGCCAATTGGCGCTGGCCGCGCCCGCAGGAGGTGATAGATCATGCTGCTTAG